In one Nicotiana tomentosiformis chromosome 6, ASM39032v3, whole genome shotgun sequence genomic region, the following are encoded:
- the LOC108942804 gene encoding pentatricopeptide repeat-containing protein At1g08070, chloroplastic has product MTLTFSIPSTAPLTILHFLPGTDPPYKLLQTHPSFALLSKCKNMEDLKKVHSQFIKFGLHNSQFAISKLVEFCAVNPNDDLSYALSIFNTTENPNHVMFNMIIRGYSLSEYPNLAIEFYEKLLFSGNLPNSYTFPFVFKSCAKIMDTQMGKMIHGHVFKLGLMNDVYVHASLINMYAQNGELDDARLVFDKSSKRDAVSFTALINGYALKGRVDDARKLFDEMPVRDVVSWNAMISGYTQMGRFEEALMLFEVMRNVNVTPSVSTLLSVLSACARAGELKLGSRVRSWIEDHGLGPNIRLVNALIDMFAKCGNLDSARDLFEGLEEKDLVSWNVMIGGYTHTGNYREALAVFHRMQQANMAPNDVTLLSILPACAHLGALDLGKWIHAYINKHYQHLQNTSLWTTLINMYAKCGAITAAKQVFQGMKTKTLASYNVMISGLAMHGDAYEALELFRKMTEEGMKPDDITFVSVLTACSHAGLVDLGQEYFNTMIQSYNYTPKLQHYGCMIDLLGRAGKFDEAMAMIESMDMKPDGAIWGSLLGACRIHKNLELGEYAAKNLFELERENPGAYVLLSNIYAGAGEWDKVALIRTFLNDKGMKKVPGCTSIEIDRVVHEFLVSDRTHPQSNYIYNMLDEVDRLLETAGHVPDTSEVHYEMDEEWKEGKLSEHSEKLAIAFGLISTKPGTTLRIVKNLRVCGNCHEATKLISKIFNREIIARDRNRFHHFKDGACSCMDYW; this is encoded by the coding sequence ATGACACTCACTTTCTCCATTCCCTCAACTGCACCTTTAACTATCCTCCACTTTCTCCCAGGCACAGATCCCCCTTACAAATTACTCCAAACCCACCCATCTTTTGCTCTTTTatcaaaatgcaaaaacatgGAAGACCTGAAAAAAGTGCATTCTCAGTTCATTAAATTTGGTTTACACAATTCCCAATTTGCAATAAGCAAACTAGTTGAATTTTGTGCAGTTAATCCCAATGATGACTTATCATATGCTTTATCAATCTTTAACACTACTGAAAACCCTAATCACGTTATGTTTAACATGATAATTAGGGGATACTCATTGAGTGAATATCCAAATTTAGCAATTGAATTTTATGAAAAATTGCTTTTTTCCGGTAATTTACCGAATTCTTATACATTTCCATTTGTTTTTAAATCTTGTGCTAAAATTATGGATACCCAGATGGGGAAAATGATTCATGGGCATGTTTTTAAACTTGGGTTGATGAATGATGTTTATGTACATGCTTCACTTATTAATATGTATGCTCAGAATGGTGAATTGGATGATGCTAGATTGGTGTTTGATAAAAGTTCTAAAAGAGATGCTGTGTCTTTCACGGCATTGATTAATGGGTATGCATTGAAGGGCCGTGTGGATGATGCTCGTAAACTGTTTGATGAAATGCCTGTAAGAGATGTTGTTTCGTGGAATGCTATGATTTCAGGGTATACTCAGATGGGTCGGTTTGAGGAGGCGTTAATGTTATTTGAGGTGATGAGAAATGTGAATGTGACACCTTCAGTGAGCACGTTATTGAGTGTTCTCTCTGCTTGTGCTCGTGCAGGTGAACTTAAATTAGGGAGTCGTGTGCGGTCGTGGATTGAAGATCATGGTCTTGGTCCGAATATTCGTCTTGTGAATGCCCTTATTGATATGTTTGCAAAATGTGGCAATCTTGATAGTGCAAGGGACTTATTCGAGGGTCTAGAGGAGAAAGATCTTGTGTCGTGGAATGTTATGATTGGGGGTTATACACATACGGGCAATTATAGAGAAGCGTTGGCTGTTTTTCATCGAATGCAGCAGGCAAATATGGCGCCTAATGATGTTACTTTGTTGAGCATCCTTCCGGCTTGTGCACATTTAGGTGCTCTAGATCTTGGCAAGTGGATACATGCCTATATTAACAAGCATTATCAACACTTACAAAACACTTCTCTTTGGACTACTCTGATAAATATGTATGCAAAATGTGGAGCCATCACAGCAGCAAAACAAGTCTTTCAGGGAATGAAAACTAAAACGCTAGCTTCATATAATGTGATGATCTCAGGGCTAGCAATGCATGGCGATGCATATGAAGCTCTAGAGCTTTTCCGGAAAATGACAGAGGAAGGAATGAAGCCAGACGATATAACGTTCGTTAGTGTTTTAACTGCGTGTAGTCACGCTGGTTTAGTGGATCTTGGTCAAGAATATTTTAATACCATGATCCAAAGCTACAACTACACGCCAAAGTTGCAACATTATGGATGTATGATTGACCTTCTAGGACGAGCAGGGAAATTCGATGAAGCAATGGCCATGATCGAAAGCATGGACATGAAACCCGATGGTGCAATATGGGGTTCCTTGCTAGGGGCTTGTAGAATCCACAAGAATCTTGAGTTGGGTGAATATGCTGCCAAGAACCTATTTGAACTGGAACGTGAAAATCCTGGTGCTTATGTGCTCTTATCCAACATTTATGCAGGTGCTGGAGAATGGGACAAAGTAGCATTGATAAGAACCTTTTTAAATGATAAAGGAATGAAGAAAGTTCCCGGCTGTACCTCCATTGAGATTGATAGAGTAGTCCATGAGTTTCTTGTTAGTGATAGAACACATCCGCAAAGCAACTATATTTATAATATGCTTGATGAAGTTGATAGGCTATTGGAAACGGCTGGCCATGTTCCAGATACATCTGAGGTACATTATGAAATGGATGAGGAGTGGAAGGAGGGGAAACTAAGTGAACATAGCGAGAAGTTGGCGATTGCCTTTGGATTGATCAGTACCAAACCGGGGACAACTCTCAGGATTGTTAAGAACCTTAGAGTGTGTGGCAATTGTCACGAAGCCACGAAGTTAATATCTAAGATATTTAATAGGGAGATCATTGCAAGAGATAGGAACCGATTTCACCATTTCAAGGACGGTGCTTGCTCATGCATGGACTACTGGTGA
- the LOC104120100 gene encoding early nodulin-93-like, with protein MAKNVSLASVDQKLAMAKRCSHEGVVAGAKAAVIATVATAIPTLACGKKSPWARANLNPTAKALIVSTAAGMAYFIVADKTILATARQNSFKQG; from the exons ATGGCAAAGAATGTGAGTTTGGCTTCAGTGGACCAAAAACTAGCCATGGCTAAGCGTTGCTCTCATG AAGGAGTAGTTGCAGGAGCAAAAGCAGCAGTCATTGCAACAGTTGCAACTGCCATTCCAACT CTTGCTTGTGGGAAGAAGTCACCTTGGGCAAGGGCCAATCTCAATCCAACTGCTAAAGCACTCATTGTATCCACAGCTGCTGGAATGGCATATTTTATTGTAGCAGACAAGACTATTCTTGCAACAGCAAGGCAAAACTCCTTCAAACAGGGCTAA
- the LOC104120099 gene encoding early nodulin-93-like, with protein sequence MAKNVSLASVDQKLAMAKRCSHEGVVAGAKAAVVATVATAIPTLACGKMLPWARANLNPTAKALIISTAAGMAYFIVADKTILATARQNSFKQGNN encoded by the exons ATGGCAAAGAATGTGAGTTTGGCTTCAGTTGACCAAAAACTAGCCATGGCTAAGCGTTGTTCTCATG AAGGAGTAGTTGCAGGAGCAAAAGCAGCAGTAGTTGCAACAGTTGCAACTGCCATTCCAACT TTGGCCTGTGGGAAAATGCTACCTTGGGCAAGAGCTAATCTAAATCCAACTGCTAAAGCACTCATTATCTCTACAGCGGCTGGAATGGCATATTTTATTGTAGCAGACAAGACTATTCTTGCTACTGCTAGGCAAAACTCCTTCAAACAGGGCAACAATTGA